One Conger conger chromosome 7, fConCon1.1, whole genome shotgun sequence genomic window, CTTCCTTGGTGTGGGATACGGGCTGCTCTTCTCTCCGATGCTGTGAACACCGACCCGGAGAGCTCCGTAGTGGGATGTCCCATTTTCCGCGCATGTCCCTCATGCAAAGCCCTTCTGACGCATTCAGGGGAGGGGTGCCCAAGCATCGTGTGTCAGCAGTGCCATACGGGTTTCTGCTTTCGCTGTCTTAGGGAGGAATGTGATGGTGAATTTGGATTTGATGATGAAATTGATGATACTGAAATGGATGATGATGAAGacgaagatgaagatgaagacaaaGATGAAGAGAAAGACAAAGATGAAGAGAAAGACAAAGCGAAAGAGAAAGATGAAGAGAAAGATGAAGAGAACGACAAAGATGAAGACAAagatgaagaggaagatgaag contains:
- the LOC133132140 gene encoding nucleolin-like produces the protein MSASPMMTQCPRCQQEQANLVGHQRALCTLCSKALRRVYQFCWSCRREWQGESNYCSLPWCGIRAALLSDAVNTDPESSVVGCPIFRACPSCKALLTHSGEGCPSIVCQQCHTGFCFRCLREECDGEFGFDDEIDDTEMDDDEDEDEDEDKDEEKDKDEEKDKAKEKDEEKDEENDKDEDKDEEEDEDEDEDEDEDEDEDEDEDRYYDFYGDYPIPCTIVDNSNTLKELN